In Chiroxiphia lanceolata isolate bChiLan1 chromosome 2, bChiLan1.pri, whole genome shotgun sequence, a single genomic region encodes these proteins:
- the TNFRSF1A gene encoding tumor necrosis factor receptor superfamily member 1A isoform X1: protein MRAPALPRTSLGTVILTFLCMLTKESVEIAPVPYTLQVHRVALDGRDPSNPLRREKKQVHCQLDQYLHPRKTHCCMRCHAGTYKARDCDRPDQAPVCLPCANGTFTAVDNIMSKCFQCTRCRTELQQIVEAPCTPKQDTVCGCQKNQYQFGSESDLFQCRNCSSCDNGIIASCSKDRNTICRCKPQFFLSRSNICKPCNSCAGEECLQCHSPVTTPPTSSGLSGTLVLGILVAIFGVISVLYIVNKVGKLVRENRIMSPFYSCVSLPQTTKEPVSEVEVKRNETSILLPESQKEIELPVNATPSAPLPQSSHELPDCVRPARKTQLPDNPAILYTVVDHVPPSRWKEFVRRLGLSDYDLERIELDHRRLRDAQYEMLRLWKLQMGRAATVEHISSVLNQMELSGCSDAIQEALLNQNSPQPCSLHNHL, encoded by the exons ATGCGcgccccggcgctgccccgcaCCTCGCTGGGGACG GTTATCCTAACATTTCTCTGCATGTTGACAAAGGAATCTGTAGAAATTGCTCCGGTGCCATATACACTCCAAGTCCATCGTGTAGCTTTGGATGGAAGAGACCCCTCTAACCCcttgaggagagaaaagaagcaggTGCATTGCCAACTGGACCAATACCTACATCCTAGAAAGACCCACTGCTGCATGAGGTGTCATGCAG GTACCTACAAAGCAAGAGACTGTGATCGGCCTGACCAGGCACCTGTCTGTCTTCCGTGTGCTAATGGCACATTCACAGCAGTTGATAACATCATGTCTAAATGCTTCCAGTGTACACGTTGCCGTACAG aaCTCCAGCAGATAGTAGAggccccctgcaccccaaagcAAGATACTGTATGTGGCTGTCAGAAGAATCAATATCAGTTTGGTTCTGAATCTGATCTCTTCCAGTGTAGGAACTGCAGCTCATGTGACAATGGGATTATTGCCAGCT GTTCAAAGGACAGGAACACAATTTGCAGGTGTAAGCCTCAGTTCTTCCTGTCACGTAGTAACATTTGCAAGCCTTGCAACAG ctgtgctggagaagaATGCTTGCAGTGTCATAGCCCAGTGACTACCCCACCAACTTCATCTGGGCTGA GTGGGACCCTTGTCCTTGGCATCCTTGTTGCAATATTTGGAGTTATCTCTGTCCTCTACATTGTAAATAAAGTAGGGAAGCTGGTCCGGGAAAATAGGATAATGTCGCCTTTCTACTCCTGTG ttTCTTTGCCACAGACAACCAAGGAGCCAGTATCAGAG GTTGAggtaaaaagaaatgaaacttcCATCCTTCTTCCTGAGTCCCAGAAAGAAATAGAATTGCCAGTGAATGCAACACCATCTGCACCTCTGCCGCAAAGTTCGCATGAGTTACCAGACTGCGTCAGACCTGCGAGGAAGACACAGCTTCCAGACA ACCCTGCTATTCTGTACACTGTGGTGGATCACGTACCGCCATCTCGGTGGAAAGAGTTTGTGCGGCGTCTGGGTCTAAGTGACTATGATCTAGAGCGAATTGAGCTGGACCATCGGCGTTTACGAGACGCTCAGTATGAAATGCTTAGACTGTGGAAACTGCAGATGGGCCGTGCTGCAACTGTGGAGCACATCAGCTCTGTTCTCAACCAGATGGAACTCAGTGGCTGCAGTGATGCTATTCAAGAGGCTTTGCTAAACCAGAACTCTCCTCAACCTTGCAGCCTCCACAACCATCTTTAA
- the TNFRSF1A gene encoding tumor necrosis factor receptor superfamily member 1A isoform X2, which translates to MLTKESVEIAPVPYTLQVHRVALDGRDPSNPLRREKKQVHCQLDQYLHPRKTHCCMRCHAGTYKARDCDRPDQAPVCLPCANGTFTAVDNIMSKCFQCTRCRTELQQIVEAPCTPKQDTVCGCQKNQYQFGSESDLFQCRNCSSCDNGIIASCSKDRNTICRCKPQFFLSRSNICKPCNSCAGEECLQCHSPVTTPPTSSGLSGTLVLGILVAIFGVISVLYIVNKVGKLVRENRIMSPFYSCVSLPQTTKEPVSEVEVKRNETSILLPESQKEIELPVNATPSAPLPQSSHELPDCVRPARKTQLPDNPAILYTVVDHVPPSRWKEFVRRLGLSDYDLERIELDHRRLRDAQYEMLRLWKLQMGRAATVEHISSVLNQMELSGCSDAIQEALLNQNSPQPCSLHNHL; encoded by the exons ATGTTGACAAAGGAATCTGTAGAAATTGCTCCGGTGCCATATACACTCCAAGTCCATCGTGTAGCTTTGGATGGAAGAGACCCCTCTAACCCcttgaggagagaaaagaagcaggTGCATTGCCAACTGGACCAATACCTACATCCTAGAAAGACCCACTGCTGCATGAGGTGTCATGCAG GTACCTACAAAGCAAGAGACTGTGATCGGCCTGACCAGGCACCTGTCTGTCTTCCGTGTGCTAATGGCACATTCACAGCAGTTGATAACATCATGTCTAAATGCTTCCAGTGTACACGTTGCCGTACAG aaCTCCAGCAGATAGTAGAggccccctgcaccccaaagcAAGATACTGTATGTGGCTGTCAGAAGAATCAATATCAGTTTGGTTCTGAATCTGATCTCTTCCAGTGTAGGAACTGCAGCTCATGTGACAATGGGATTATTGCCAGCT GTTCAAAGGACAGGAACACAATTTGCAGGTGTAAGCCTCAGTTCTTCCTGTCACGTAGTAACATTTGCAAGCCTTGCAACAG ctgtgctggagaagaATGCTTGCAGTGTCATAGCCCAGTGACTACCCCACCAACTTCATCTGGGCTGA GTGGGACCCTTGTCCTTGGCATCCTTGTTGCAATATTTGGAGTTATCTCTGTCCTCTACATTGTAAATAAAGTAGGGAAGCTGGTCCGGGAAAATAGGATAATGTCGCCTTTCTACTCCTGTG ttTCTTTGCCACAGACAACCAAGGAGCCAGTATCAGAG GTTGAggtaaaaagaaatgaaacttcCATCCTTCTTCCTGAGTCCCAGAAAGAAATAGAATTGCCAGTGAATGCAACACCATCTGCACCTCTGCCGCAAAGTTCGCATGAGTTACCAGACTGCGTCAGACCTGCGAGGAAGACACAGCTTCCAGACA ACCCTGCTATTCTGTACACTGTGGTGGATCACGTACCGCCATCTCGGTGGAAAGAGTTTGTGCGGCGTCTGGGTCTAAGTGACTATGATCTAGAGCGAATTGAGCTGGACCATCGGCGTTTACGAGACGCTCAGTATGAAATGCTTAGACTGTGGAAACTGCAGATGGGCCGTGCTGCAACTGTGGAGCACATCAGCTCTGTTCTCAACCAGATGGAACTCAGTGGCTGCAGTGATGCTATTCAAGAGGCTTTGCTAAACCAGAACTCTCCTCAACCTTGCAGCCTCCACAACCATCTTTAA
- the METTL16 gene encoding RNA N6-adenosine-methyltransferase METTL16: MALNKSMHARNRYKDKPPDFAYLAGKYPEFQQHVQTTLAGRVSLNFKDPEAVRALTCTLLKEDFGLTIDIPVERLIPTVPLRLNYIHWVEDLIGHQDAEKQVLRRGIDIGTGASCIYPLLGATLNGWYFLATEVDDMCFNYAKKNVEQNNLSDLIKVVKVPQKTLLMDALKEESEIIYDFCMCNPPFFANQLEAKGVNSRNPRRPPPSSVNTGGITEIMAEGGELEFVKRIIHDSLQLKKRLRWYSCMLGKKCSLAPLKEELRIQGVPKVTHTEFCQGRTMRWALAWSFYDDVQVPSPPSKRRKLEKPRKPITFMVLASTVKELSIKAAAMGWDAVEAIAVVRAWVEKILTDLKVQHKRVPCGKDEVSLFVTAIENSWIHLRRKKRERIRQLRELPRASEDILQAMEEEKNSQKSVSNNSNCENPKTEDSETGFMAPNEDVQLTTGDELPEESAAKEEHSDPVKEEEMEAQQGETSLGKGSGDAKEETCPSEEASNVTVEKEQSPKETNKCFLFKCLMNVKKEGNDVLVEMHWVEGQNRDLMNQLCTYLRNQILRLVAS, from the exons ATGGCCCTCAACAAGTCCATGCACGCCCGCAACCGCTACAAGGACAAGCCGCCTGACTTCGCCTACCTGGCCGGCAAGTACCCCGAGTTCCAGCAGCACGTGCAGACCACCCTCGCCGGCAGGGTGAG CCTGAATTTCAAGGACCCCGAGGCAGTGAGGGCTCTGACGTGCACCTTGCTGAAGGAGGATTTCGGGCTCACCATCGATATCCCCGTGGAAAGGCTCATTCCCACCGTCCCCTTGAGGCTGAACTACATCCACTGGGTTGAGGATCTCATCGGCCACCAGGATGCTGAGAAGCAAGTGCTGAGGCGAGGCATCGACATAG ggacaggggcatCTTGCATATACCCATTACTCGGAGCAACCTTAAATGGCTGGTATTTTCTTGCAACAGAAGTGGATGACATGTGCTTCAATTATGCCAAGAAGAATGTGGAACAGAATAACTTGTCTGATCTTATAAAAG TGGTTAAGGTACCACAGAAGACACTCCTAATGGATGCACTGAAGGAAGAATCTGAGATAATTTATGATTTCTGCATGTGCAACCCCCCCTTTTTTGCCAACCAGCTGGAAGCAAAG GGAGTAAATTCTCGAAATCCACGGCGTCCCCCTCCCAGTTCTGTAAATACAGGAGGTATCACAGAAATCATGGCTGAGGGAGGAGAGCTAGAATTTGTCAAAAGAATTATTCATGATAGTCTTCAGCTTAAAAAGCGGTTACG ATGGTACAGTTGCATGCTGGGGAAGAAATGCAGTTTAGCACCACTGAAAGAAGAACTTCGAATCCAGGGG GTTCCTAAAGTCACTCATACTGAATTCTGTCAAGGACGCACCATGAGATGGGCACTGGCGTGGAGTTTCTATGACGATGTACAAGTACCT TCACCTCcttctaaaagaagaaaattagaaaaaccaCGAAAACCAATTACATTTATGGTCTTGGCTTCTACAGTCAAAGAGTTATCCATCAAAGCTGCAGCTATGGGCTGGGATGCTGTAGAAGCTATTGCTGTGGTTAGAGCCTGGGTAGAGAAGATTCTCACTGATCTGAAG GTTCAGCATAAACGTGTTCCCTGTGGAAAAGATGAAGTTAGCCTGTTTGTGACTGCCATTGAAAACTCCTGGATTCATTTAAGGAGAAAGAAACGAGAGAGAATAAGGCAGTTACGAGAGCTTCCTCGAGCTTCTGAAGATATTCTGCAAgcaatggaagaggaaaagaacagccAGAAGAGTGTGAGCAACAATTCGAACTgtgaaaaccccaaaactgaaGACTCTGAAACGGGGTTTATGGCACCTAATGAGGATGTCCAGTTGACCACAGGTGATGAGCTACCAGAGGAATCTGCTGCCAAAGAAGAACACAGTGATCCTgtgaaggaagaggagatggAAGCACAGCAGGGAGAAACATCTCTTGGCAAAGGTTCTGGTGATGCAAAGGAGGAAACCTGCCCTTCAGAGGAAGCTAGCAATGTGACAgttgaaaaagaacaaagccCCAAAGAAACtaataaatgttttctctttaagtGTTTAATGAatgtgaagaaagaaggaaatgatGTGTTAGTAGAAATGCACTGGGTTGAAGGACAGAACAGAGACTTGATGAACCAGCTGTGCACTTACTTACGGAACCAAATTCTTCGACTGGTTGCTAGTTAG